A genomic region of Paenibacillus sp. PL2-23 contains the following coding sequences:
- the purK gene encoding 5-(carboxyamino)imidazole ribonucleotide synthase has translation MIEGKNGSVTTILPGARIGILGGGQLGRMLANAGSAMGYRFVTLEPTPDSPMGQVSEQIVAAYDDREAARQLAERSDVITYEFENVNAEVAAMLMSESYVPQGSELLYTTQHRLREKRAIEAAGVKVAPYAEISSEDELLEAVRRFGTPCVLKTATGGYDGKGQWVIRDEAEVPSAFAELSKARTQLVLEQFIDFAMEISVIAARSTTGEIKAFPPAENIHNENILHLSIVPARTQEAVLREAERLAVRIAEGLGVVGLIAVEIFVTRDGELFVNELAPRPHNSGHYTMEACRTSQFEQHVRAICGLPLGDTGLLTPVVMVNVLGQHVEPVLARTAVADEAAKRLGVAPKLHLYGKKDAVFKRKMGHVNVLAPNVEAALDWINETKIWKVEGTC, from the coding sequence ATGATCGAGGGCAAGAACGGTTCTGTGACAACAATCCTGCCAGGCGCGAGGATCGGCATTCTCGGCGGCGGCCAGCTGGGGCGTATGCTCGCGAACGCGGGCAGCGCCATGGGCTATCGATTCGTTACGCTGGAGCCTACGCCGGATTCTCCGATGGGCCAGGTGTCGGAGCAGATTGTGGCGGCTTATGACGATCGGGAAGCGGCGCGCCAGCTGGCGGAGCGTTCAGATGTCATTACGTATGAGTTCGAGAATGTGAACGCCGAGGTCGCCGCGATGCTGATGTCGGAGTCCTATGTTCCGCAAGGAAGCGAGCTTCTATACACGACGCAGCATCGGCTTCGCGAGAAACGGGCGATCGAGGCGGCTGGCGTGAAGGTAGCGCCTTACGCGGAGATTAGCAGCGAGGACGAGCTGCTGGAGGCGGTGCGACGCTTCGGGACGCCGTGCGTGCTGAAGACCGCGACCGGCGGCTACGACGGCAAGGGCCAATGGGTCATCCGCGACGAGGCCGAGGTGCCGAGCGCATTCGCCGAGCTGTCCAAGGCGCGGACGCAGCTTGTGCTTGAGCAATTCATCGACTTTGCGATGGAAATTTCGGTCATTGCGGCGAGAAGCACGACGGGTGAAATAAAAGCGTTCCCTCCTGCGGAAAATATTCACAATGAGAACATCCTGCATCTGTCGATTGTACCGGCAAGGACGCAGGAAGCCGTGCTTCGGGAAGCGGAGCGCCTGGCGGTCCGCATCGCGGAAGGGCTTGGCGTTGTGGGACTGATCGCGGTAGAGATATTCGTGACGCGGGACGGCGAGCTGTTCGTCAACGAGCTTGCGCCTAGGCCCCATAACAGCGGGCACTACACGATGGAGGCCTGCAGAACGTCGCAATTCGAGCAGCATGTCCGGGCGATATGCGGCCTGCCTCTTGGCGATACGGGGCTGCTGACGCCTGTCGTGATGGTCAATGTGCTGGGGCAGCATGTGGAGCCGGTGCTTGCGAGGACGGCAGTGGCGGATGAGGCGGCCAAGCGGCTGGGCGTCGCGCCGAAGCTGCATTTGTACGGAAAGAAGGACGCTGTGTTCAAACGGAAGATGGGGCATGTGAACGTGCTTGCGCCGAACGTAGAGGCAGCGCTTGATTGGATAAATGAAACTAAGATTTGGAAGGTGGAGGGCACATGCTAG
- the purB gene encoding adenylosuccinate lyase: protein MLDRYSRPEMRAIWTEENKFKAWLEVELCACEAWAELGVIPKEDVEALRKSASFDIDRIYEIELETRHDVIAFTRAVSETVGPERKWVHYGLTSTDVVDTALGYLLRQANDILLQDIERFIAILREKAIQYKDTPMMGRTHGVHAEPTTFGLKMALWYEEMKRNLERFKHAANGVQFGKMSGAVGTYANIDPFVETFVCEKLGITAAPISTQTLQRDRHAEYMGVLALIATSLDKFATEIRALQKSEFREVEEPFAKGQKGSSAMPHKRNPIGCENMSGLSRVIRGHMLTAYENVPLWHERDISHSSAERVILPDSTMLLNYMLNRLGNIINNLTVFPENMKRNMSATYGVPFSGRVMTKLIDKGFSREQAYDTVQPRAMQAWETQRQFRSIVEETTEITSVLSPEEIDDCFNPAWHLKHVDTIFTRLGLN, encoded by the coding sequence ATGCTAGATCGTTACAGCAGACCGGAAATGAGGGCCATCTGGACCGAGGAGAACAAATTCAAGGCTTGGCTGGAGGTTGAGCTTTGCGCATGCGAGGCTTGGGCAGAGCTTGGCGTTATTCCGAAGGAGGATGTGGAGGCGCTGCGCAAATCCGCCAGCTTCGATATCGACCGCATCTACGAGATCGAGCTGGAGACTCGCCACGATGTCATCGCGTTCACACGCGCAGTATCGGAGACGGTTGGTCCTGAGCGCAAATGGGTGCACTACGGCCTGACGTCGACAGACGTCGTTGACACGGCGCTGGGCTACCTGCTTCGCCAAGCGAACGACATTCTGCTGCAGGACATTGAACGCTTCATTGCAATCCTGCGCGAGAAAGCCATCCAATACAAGGATACTCCGATGATGGGGCGCACGCATGGCGTACATGCGGAGCCGACGACGTTCGGCCTTAAGATGGCGCTCTGGTATGAAGAGATGAAGCGTAACCTGGAGCGGTTCAAGCATGCGGCGAATGGCGTGCAATTCGGCAAAATGTCCGGCGCTGTCGGCACATACGCCAACATCGACCCGTTCGTTGAGACGTTTGTATGCGAGAAGCTTGGCATTACAGCCGCTCCAATCTCGACGCAGACGCTGCAGCGCGACCGCCATGCGGAATATATGGGCGTGCTGGCGCTGATCGCTACGTCGCTCGACAAATTCGCCACGGAAATCCGCGCTCTGCAGAAGAGCGAATTCCGCGAGGTGGAGGAGCCGTTCGCGAAGGGCCAGAAGGGCTCGTCCGCGATGCCGCACAAGCGCAACCCGATCGGCTGCGAGAATATGTCCGGCTTGTCCCGCGTCATTCGCGGCCATATGCTGACGGCTTACGAGAACGTGCCGCTGTGGCATGAGCGCGACATCAGCCATTCCTCGGCTGAGCGCGTCATTCTGCCGGATTCGACGATGCTGCTGAACTATATGCTGAACCGTCTTGGCAACATCATCAATAATTTGACCGTCTTCCCGGAAAATATGAAGCGCAACATGAGCGCGACATACGGCGTGCCGTTCTCCGGCCGCGTTATGACGAAGCTCATCGACAAGGGCTTCAGCCGCGAGCAGGCTTACGACACCGTTCAGCCGCGCGCGATGCAGGCATGGGAGACGCAGCGTCAATTCCGCTCCATCGTGGAGGAGACTACGGAGATTACGTCCGTGCTGTCGCCTGAGGAGATTGACGATTGCTTCAACCCGGCATGGCATCTGAAGCATGTCGATACGATATTTACGCGTCTTGGCTTGAACTAG
- a CDS encoding phosphoribosylaminoimidazolesuccinocarboxamide synthase — translation MGAQLTAISTAADYVKAPLVYKGKVRELYDLGEHFLIVVTDRISAFDYVLDPAVPDKGNVLNRLSAFWFEVTKELQENHVVHSDVELLGELVTEPELLRNRIMVTRKAERIDIECVVRGYITGGGWRQYEKTGAINGIALPEGLRKNEQFPEPIFTPAAKNDVGHDEDISFERMCELVGAELAAELRDRSLELYRFAHAYCKERGIILADCKFEFGLIDGKVILIDEIFTPDSSRFWSEGNYAFDVEIDSMDKEPVRTYLLGSDWDRDSHPDPLPELVVQATTARYREIYRRLTGLELS, via the coding sequence ATGGGAGCTCAGTTGACGGCTATATCTACAGCGGCGGACTATGTGAAGGCGCCGCTCGTATACAAAGGGAAGGTACGCGAGCTGTACGATCTTGGCGAGCACTTCCTGATCGTGGTGACGGACCGGATCTCCGCGTTCGACTATGTGCTGGACCCGGCTGTGCCTGACAAGGGCAATGTGCTGAACCGCCTGTCCGCCTTCTGGTTCGAGGTGACGAAGGAGCTTCAGGAGAACCATGTTGTGCACTCCGACGTGGAGCTGCTGGGGGAGCTTGTAACGGAGCCGGAGCTTCTGCGCAATCGGATCATGGTTACGCGCAAGGCGGAGCGCATCGACATCGAATGCGTCGTGCGCGGCTACATTACGGGCGGCGGCTGGCGGCAATACGAGAAGACGGGGGCGATCAACGGTATTGCGCTGCCGGAGGGCCTTCGCAAAAATGAGCAGTTCCCAGAGCCGATCTTTACGCCGGCTGCCAAGAACGACGTCGGGCACGACGAGGATATATCGTTCGAGCGCATGTGTGAGCTGGTCGGCGCGGAGCTGGCGGCCGAGCTTCGAGACCGCAGCCTGGAGCTGTACCGCTTCGCTCACGCCTATTGCAAGGAGCGCGGCATCATTCTCGCGGACTGCAAGTTCGAATTCGGACTGATCGACGGCAAGGTCATCCTGATCGACGAGATCTTCACGCCGGACTCCTCGCGCTTCTGGTCCGAAGGCAATTACGCCTTCGACGTGGAGATCGACAGCATGGACAAGGAGCCGGTGCGCACGTACTTGCTTGGCTCCGACTGGGATCGCGACAGCCATCCCGACCCGCTGCCGGAGCTGGTGGTGCAGGCGACGACAGCGCGCTACCGCGAGATTTACCGGCGCTTGACCGGCCTTGAGCTGAGCTAG
- the purS gene encoding phosphoribosylformylglycinamidine synthase subunit PurS has product MMKATVYVTIKENVLDPQGTAVQGALHSMGFAEVGKVRIGKYLEVELDTNDRAEAEARLKVMCEKLLANTVVEDYRFELEG; this is encoded by the coding sequence ATTATGAAGGCAACCGTCTACGTCACGATCAAGGAAAACGTATTGGATCCGCAAGGTACAGCAGTGCAAGGCGCGCTTCATTCCATGGGGTTCGCGGAAGTGGGCAAGGTGCGCATCGGCAAGTACCTTGAGGTGGAGCTCGACACGAACGACCGCGCGGAAGCGGAAGCTCGTCTGAAGGTTATGTGCGAGAAGCTGCTGGCGAACACGGTCGTTGAAGATTACCGCTTTGAGCTGGAGGGATAA
- the purQ gene encoding phosphoribosylformylglycinamidine synthase subunit PurQ produces MKFAVLVFPGSNCDIDCYKAVESTIGQKVDYVWHTATDLSAYDAILVPGGFSYGDYLRCGAIAQFANVMNEVKKAAEQGKFILGICNGFQILTEAGLLPGALIRNTELKFRCHAQPLEVVNNNTAFTNQYSQGEIIDIPIAHGEGNYFCDDATLAELKANNQIVFRYAGDTNPNGSVENIAGISNKAGNVVGMMPHPERAVSQLLGSEDGTRMFTSILNAWREQHGAAVNG; encoded by the coding sequence ATGAAGTTTGCTGTACTCGTATTTCCAGGCTCCAACTGCGACATCGACTGCTACAAGGCGGTAGAGTCCACGATCGGCCAGAAGGTTGATTACGTGTGGCATACCGCAACGGATCTGTCCGCATACGACGCCATCCTGGTGCCGGGCGGCTTCTCCTACGGCGACTATCTGCGCTGCGGCGCAATCGCTCAATTCGCGAACGTGATGAACGAAGTGAAAAAAGCGGCCGAGCAAGGCAAGTTCATTCTCGGCATCTGCAACGGCTTCCAGATCCTGACGGAGGCGGGCCTCCTGCCTGGCGCCTTGATCCGCAACACGGAGCTCAAGTTCCGCTGCCACGCGCAGCCTCTTGAAGTGGTGAACAACAATACGGCCTTCACGAACCAATACTCGCAAGGCGAGATTATCGATATTCCGATCGCCCATGGCGAAGGCAACTACTTCTGCGATGACGCCACACTGGCCGAGCTGAAGGCGAACAATCAGATCGTGTTCCGCTACGCGGGCGACACGAACCCGAACGGCTCCGTGGAGAATATCGCGGGCATCAGCAACAAAGCGGGCAACGTGGTGGGCATGATGCCGCATCCGGAGCGCGCGGTGAGCCAGCTGCTTGGCTCGGAAGACGGCACACGCATGTTCACATCGATTTTGAATGCATGGAGGGAACAACATGGCGCAGCAGTTAACGGCTAA
- the purL gene encoding phosphoribosylformylglycinamidine synthase subunit PurL → MAQQLTAKEPTAEQIADQRIYTQFGVTDHEYELICGFLGRKPNYTEIGVFSVMWSEHCSYKNSKPILKKFPITGPRVLMGPGEGAGIVDIGDNQAVVFKIESHNHPSAVEPYQGAATGVGGIIRDIFSMGARPVALLNSLRFGNLNNDRVKYLFENVVSGIAGYGNCIGIPTVAGEVMFDESYEGNPLVNAMCVGLIDHDKIQRGVAKGVGNPVFYVGPATGRDGIHGATFASVELSEESEEKRTAVQVGDPFMEKLVMEATLELINSGIVLGIQDMGAAGLTCSSAEMASKAGNGLELYLDEVPQRETGMTPYEMMLSESQERMLFVVEPQHEAQAKEIFDRWGIICAKVGKVTDDGRLRLFHQGEEVADMPVKALVDECPVYNKPSAEPAYFREGAAVDTAAFAEITDLNGALEKVLASPTVASKEWVYNQYDYMVRTNTAVQPGSDAAVVTIDGTRKALAMTTDCNGRYVFLDPEMGGRIAVAEAARNIVCSGAEPLAITDNLNFGNPEKPEVFWQLEKSADGMSEACVKLDTPVIGGNVSLYNENAKGAIYPTPVIGMVGLVHDIDHITTQKFKSEGDVIVLVGETKAEFGGSELQYVMNGAPSGRPPVIDLDVEKKVQGAVLGAIQQGLVASAHDLSEGGIAAAIAESCISGGIGAHVSLTSELRPDHLLFSESQSRILLSAKPEQADALTAWLSDQGVAHATIGTVTGSNLTISVNGKAGINTPVQQLEKVWKDAIPCLMK, encoded by the coding sequence ATGGCGCAGCAGTTAACGGCTAAGGAGCCGACGGCGGAACAAATCGCGGATCAACGCATCTACACGCAATTCGGCGTGACGGACCATGAATACGAACTGATTTGCGGCTTCCTGGGCCGTAAGCCGAACTATACGGAGATCGGCGTGTTCAGCGTCATGTGGTCGGAGCATTGCTCCTACAAGAACTCCAAGCCTATCCTTAAGAAGTTCCCGATCACGGGTCCACGCGTTCTGATGGGACCGGGCGAAGGCGCGGGCATCGTTGACATTGGCGACAACCAAGCCGTCGTGTTCAAGATCGAATCGCATAACCACCCCTCTGCGGTGGAGCCTTACCAAGGCGCGGCGACTGGCGTCGGCGGCATTATTCGCGACATTTTCTCCATGGGCGCTCGTCCTGTCGCTCTTCTGAACAGCTTGCGCTTCGGCAACCTGAACAATGACCGCGTGAAATATTTGTTCGAGAACGTGGTCAGCGGCATCGCCGGCTACGGCAACTGCATCGGCATCCCGACGGTAGCAGGCGAGGTTATGTTCGACGAGAGCTACGAGGGCAATCCGCTCGTTAACGCGATGTGCGTTGGTCTTATCGATCATGACAAAATTCAACGCGGCGTTGCCAAGGGTGTAGGCAATCCGGTATTCTACGTCGGCCCGGCGACAGGCCGCGACGGCATCCATGGCGCAACGTTCGCATCCGTTGAGCTGTCGGAGGAATCCGAAGAGAAGCGCACCGCGGTCCAAGTCGGCGATCCCTTCATGGAGAAGCTGGTTATGGAAGCGACGCTTGAGCTGATCAACTCCGGCATCGTGCTTGGCATCCAGGACATGGGCGCAGCGGGTCTGACATGCTCCAGCGCGGAGATGGCCTCCAAGGCGGGCAACGGCCTGGAGCTGTACCTCGACGAGGTGCCGCAGCGCGAGACGGGCATGACGCCGTATGAGATGATGCTGTCAGAGTCTCAGGAGCGTATGCTCTTCGTCGTGGAGCCGCAGCATGAGGCGCAGGCGAAGGAAATTTTTGACCGTTGGGGCATCATCTGCGCGAAGGTCGGCAAAGTAACGGACGACGGACGTCTCCGCCTGTTCCACCAAGGCGAGGAAGTGGCTGACATGCCGGTTAAGGCGCTCGTCGACGAGTGTCCGGTATACAACAAGCCATCCGCAGAGCCTGCGTACTTCCGCGAGGGCGCGGCTGTAGACACGGCTGCATTCGCAGAAATCACGGACTTGAACGGCGCGCTTGAGAAGGTGCTGGCTTCCCCTACAGTGGCCAGCAAAGAGTGGGTTTACAACCAATACGACTATATGGTTCGCACCAATACAGCTGTACAGCCAGGCTCAGACGCCGCTGTTGTGACGATCGACGGCACGCGCAAAGCGCTGGCGATGACAACGGACTGCAATGGACGCTACGTATTCCTGGATCCGGAGATGGGCGGACGCATCGCGGTAGCGGAGGCGGCGCGCAACATCGTGTGCTCCGGCGCCGAGCCGCTGGCGATCACGGACAATCTGAACTTCGGCAATCCGGAGAAGCCGGAGGTATTCTGGCAGCTTGAGAAGTCTGCGGACGGCATGTCCGAGGCATGCGTGAAGCTGGATACGCCGGTAATCGGCGGCAACGTCAGCTTGTACAACGAGAACGCGAAGGGCGCCATCTATCCGACGCCGGTTATCGGCATGGTCGGTCTGGTGCATGACATCGACCATATCACGACGCAGAAGTTCAAGTCCGAAGGCGACGTCATTGTGCTTGTTGGCGAGACAAAGGCCGAGTTCGGCGGCAGCGAGCTGCAATATGTGATGAACGGCGCTCCGTCCGGCCGTCCTCCAGTCATTGATCTGGATGTGGAGAAAAAGGTGCAAGGCGCAGTTCTCGGCGCTATCCAGCAGGGTCTCGTCGCATCGGCGCATGATCTGTCCGAGGGCGGCATCGCGGCTGCGATCGCGGAATCCTGCATCAGCGGCGGCATCGGCGCTCATGTGTCCCTGACGAGCGAGCTTCGTCCGGACCACCTGCTGTTCAGCGAATCGCAATCCCGGATTCTGCTGTCGGCGAAGCCGGAGCAAGCGGACGCTTTGACGGCTTGGCTGTCGGACCAAGGCGTGGCGCATGCGACAATCGGTACGGTTACAGGGAGCAATCTGACCATCAGCGTGAACGGCAAAGCCGGCATCAACACGCCGGTACAACAACTGGAGAAGGTTTGGAAGGATGCGATTCCATGTCTCATGAAGTAA
- the purF gene encoding amidophosphoribosyltransferase, translated as MAPQGLELDGHALWTGDHYNEGIGHDDIFDKLREECGVFGVFGHPDAAGLSYYGLHALQHRGEESSGICTVDSQDGGKFAYHRGMGLVKEVFDKENLERLSGDRSIGHVRYSTSGASHLGNAQPLIFRYRDGDLGVATNGNIVNAPEIRRELEMSGSIFQTSSDTEVIAHLIARSPKDFVTAAKEALQRIVGGFAFLIMTNDKLLVASDPHGLRPLAMARLGDSYVFSSETCAFETIGAEYVRDVQPGELLILDENGLTEDRYAVIERRATCAMEYIYFARPDSDINGINIHSARKRMGQQLASESFVDADVVTGVPDSSISAAIGFAEQTGIPYELGLIKNKYTGRTFIQPSQELREKGVKMKLSAVRKVVEGKRVVMIDDSIVRGTTSRRIVNLLREAGATEVHVRITSPPFKNPCYYGIDTPDRKELIASYRTVEEIRKEINADSLAFLTDEGFVDAVGGNDGAYNRGMCLACFDNDYPTPVNEESDKSCSC; from the coding sequence ATGGCGCCGCAGGGCCTGGAGCTTGACGGCCATGCGCTGTGGACCGGCGATCATTACAATGAAGGTATTGGCCATGACGATATTTTTGACAAATTGCGCGAGGAGTGCGGGGTGTTCGGCGTGTTCGGACATCCCGACGCTGCCGGGCTGTCGTACTACGGCCTGCATGCCTTGCAGCATCGCGGCGAAGAAAGCTCCGGCATCTGCACGGTCGATTCGCAGGACGGCGGCAAGTTCGCCTACCACCGCGGCATGGGGCTCGTCAAGGAAGTGTTCGACAAGGAAAATCTGGAGAGACTATCCGGTGATCGCTCTATCGGACACGTCCGTTATTCGACCTCCGGCGCCAGTCATCTGGGCAATGCCCAGCCGCTGATCTTCCGGTACCGCGACGGCGACCTCGGCGTGGCGACGAACGGCAATATCGTGAACGCGCCGGAAATCCGCCGCGAGCTCGAGATGAGCGGCTCCATCTTCCAGACGTCCAGCGACACGGAGGTTATCGCGCATCTGATCGCGCGTTCGCCGAAGGACTTCGTGACGGCTGCGAAGGAGGCGCTGCAGCGGATCGTCGGCGGCTTCGCGTTCCTCATCATGACGAACGACAAGCTGCTGGTCGCTTCCGACCCGCATGGTCTGCGTCCGCTTGCGATGGCCCGTCTCGGGGACAGCTACGTGTTCTCCTCCGAGACGTGCGCGTTCGAGACGATCGGCGCGGAATACGTGCGCGACGTTCAGCCGGGCGAGCTGCTTATTCTGGATGAGAACGGCCTGACGGAGGATCGGTACGCGGTTATCGAGCGCCGCGCGACATGCGCGATGGAGTACATCTACTTCGCTCGTCCGGACAGCGACATCAACGGCATTAACATTCACTCGGCGCGCAAGCGCATGGGCCAGCAGCTCGCATCGGAATCGTTCGTCGACGCGGACGTGGTGACGGGCGTGCCAGACTCCAGCATTTCCGCCGCGATCGGCTTTGCAGAGCAGACAGGCATTCCATATGAGCTTGGCCTCATCAAAAATAAATATACCGGCAGAACCTTCATCCAGCCGTCTCAGGAGCTTCGCGAGAAGGGCGTCAAGATGAAGCTGTCCGCCGTCCGCAAGGTGGTGGAGGGCAAGCGCGTCGTGATGATCGACGACTCCATCGTGCGCGGCACGACGTCCCGCCGTATCGTGAACCTGCTTCGCGAGGCGGGTGCGACAGAGGTGCACGTGCGCATCACGTCGCCGCCGTTCAAGAACCCTTGCTACTACGGCATCGATACGCCGGACCGCAAGGAGCTGATCGCCTCCTACCGCACGGTGGAGGAGATCCGCAAGGAAATTAACGCGGACTCGCTTGCGTTCCTGACGGACGAAGGCTTTGTCGACGCGGTCGGCGGCAATGACGGCGCGTATAATCGCGGCATGTGCCTCGCCTGCTTCGACAACGACTACCCGACTCCCGTGAACGAGGAGTCGGACAAGAGCTGCAGCTGCTAA
- the purM gene encoding phosphoribosylformylglycinamidine cyclo-ligase — protein MSEAYKKAGVDIAAGNEAVERMKKHVKRTYRPEVLAELGGFGGLFALNKDKYEEPVLVSGTDGVGTKLMLAFAMDKHDTIGIDAVAMCVNDIIVQGAEPLFFLDYLATGKVKPEKIEAIVKGIAEGCVQSGCSLIGGETAEMPGMYSEEEYDIGGFTVGIVDKKNMIDGSTIAPGDVVLGFASSGIHSNGFSLVRRLLLEEAGYKLDQQLEELGGARLGDVLLEPTRIYVKQALGLIEKVNIKGMAHITGGGFIENIPRVLPDGVNVEIDYGSWPILPIFSLMQDKGNISNRDMFTTFNMGIGLVIVVPEEQAEQAIAAAAELGEKAYRIGRVTEGSRIVTFQGADV, from the coding sequence TTGTCAGAAGCGTACAAAAAAGCCGGCGTCGACATAGCCGCGGGCAATGAAGCTGTCGAACGAATGAAGAAGCATGTGAAGAGAACGTACCGTCCTGAGGTGCTGGCTGAGCTGGGCGGCTTCGGCGGCCTGTTCGCCCTGAACAAGGACAAGTACGAGGAGCCGGTGCTCGTATCGGGAACAGACGGCGTAGGCACGAAGCTGATGCTTGCGTTCGCGATGGACAAGCATGACACGATCGGCATCGACGCTGTGGCGATGTGCGTGAACGACATTATCGTACAGGGCGCTGAGCCGCTGTTCTTCCTGGACTATCTTGCAACGGGCAAGGTCAAGCCAGAGAAGATCGAAGCTATCGTCAAGGGTATCGCCGAAGGCTGCGTGCAGTCGGGCTGTTCCCTGATCGGCGGCGAAACGGCCGAAATGCCGGGCATGTACTCCGAAGAGGAATATGACATCGGCGGGTTCACGGTCGGCATCGTCGACAAGAAAAACATGATCGACGGCTCCACCATCGCACCTGGCGATGTCGTGCTGGGTTTCGCGTCCAGCGGCATCCACAGCAACGGCTTCTCGCTTGTGCGGCGCTTGCTGCTTGAAGAAGCGGGCTACAAGCTGGATCAGCAGCTGGAAGAGCTGGGCGGAGCGAGGCTGGGCGACGTTCTTCTGGAGCCTACGCGCATCTACGTGAAGCAGGCGCTGGGCCTGATTGAGAAGGTGAACATCAAAGGCATGGCGCATATTACGGGCGGCGGCTTTATCGAGAACATTCCGCGCGTCCTTCCGGACGGCGTGAACGTGGAGATCGACTACGGCTCCTGGCCGATTCTGCCTATCTTCAGCCTGATGCAGGACAAAGGAAATATTAGCAACCGCGACATGTTTACGACCTTCAACATGGGCATCGGTCTTGTTATTGTCGTACCGGAAGAGCAGGCGGAGCAAGCGATTGCCGCAGCTGCAGAGCTCGGCGAGAAGGCATACCGCATTGGTCGTGTGACAGAAGGCAGCCGTATCGTGACGTTCCAGGGAGCGGATGTATAA
- the purN gene encoding phosphoribosylglycinamide formyltransferase: MAALRIAVFASGQGTNFQAIADAVREGKLDVSIELLVCDKPSAPVIERARNAEVEAFVFKPKDYPSREAYETVILEELRERKVELIVLAGYMRILTSTLVEPFEGRMINIHPSLLPSFPGINAIGQAMEHGVKVTGVTVHYVDGGLDSGPIIAQTAVAIREDDTEETLAARIHEAEQELYPRVVGQIAQGLVSVEGRKVTVSG, from the coding sequence ATGGCGGCGCTTCGCATCGCGGTCTTCGCTTCGGGACAAGGCACGAATTTCCAGGCGATAGCGGATGCGGTGCGGGAGGGGAAGCTCGATGTCAGCATCGAGCTTCTTGTCTGTGACAAGCCTTCTGCGCCGGTTATCGAGCGCGCTCGCAACGCCGAGGTAGAAGCCTTTGTGTTCAAGCCGAAGGATTATCCTTCGCGCGAAGCATACGAGACGGTGATCCTGGAGGAGCTGCGGGAGCGGAAGGTCGAGCTGATTGTGCTGGCGGGGTACATGCGCATTCTCACGTCGACGCTTGTTGAGCCGTTTGAGGGGCGCATGATCAACATCCACCCGTCGCTGCTCCCGTCCTTCCCCGGCATCAATGCCATTGGGCAGGCGATGGAGCATGGCGTCAAAGTAACCGGCGTCACCGTTCATTATGTGGATGGCGGGCTGGACAGCGGACCCATCATCGCCCAGACGGCTGTTGCGATCCGGGAGGATGATACAGAGGAGACGCTTGCCGCTCGGATACACGAGGCTGAGCAGGAGCTGTACCCGAGGGTCGTGGGACAAATCGCGCAGGGCCTTGTCTCGGTTGAAGGTCGCAAAGTGACCGTCAGCGGTTGA